Proteins from a genomic interval of Pseudosulfitobacter sp. DSM 107133:
- the tnpB gene encoding IS66 family insertion sequence element accessory protein TnpB (TnpB, as the term is used for proteins encoded by IS66 family insertion elements, is considered an accessory protein, since TnpC, encoded by a neighboring gene, is a DDE family transposase.) has product MIGPGTGVRVYLACGVTDMRKGIAGLAALTQDVLRQKPTSGAVFAFRGRRGDRIKLLFWDGQGFCLYYKVLERGRFPWPNAQDGAMRLTSAQLAMLWEGIDWRRPDWGAPPARVG; this is encoded by the coding sequence ATGATCGGCCCGGGCACCGGTGTGCGTGTGTATCTGGCCTGCGGTGTCACGGATATGCGCAAGGGGATCGCAGGGCTGGCGGCGCTGACCCAGGACGTGTTGCGACAAAAGCCTACCAGTGGGGCGGTGTTTGCGTTTCGAGGCCGTCGGGGTGACCGGATCAAGCTTCTGTTCTGGGATGGGCAAGGGTTTTGCCTCTATTACAAGGTGCTCGAACGAGGCCGTTTCCCTTGGCCAAATGCCCAGGATGGGGCGATGCGGCTGACCTCGGCGCAGCTTGCGATGTTGTGGGAAGGGATCGACTGGCGGCGTCCCGATTGGGGTGCTCCGCCGGCGCGCGTGGGGTGA